The proteins below are encoded in one region of Lactuca sativa cultivar Salinas chromosome 3, Lsat_Salinas_v11, whole genome shotgun sequence:
- the LOC111880846 gene encoding protein CELLULOSE SYNTHASE INTERACTIVE 3 isoform X1, whose translation MFFRFDFLKDWFLVHFIPRILNFSSDLISAKPIEIMVEDHDKVDKAVIDFRSTEEWLSYAKDLVPVALEKARKVNGFPGRWKMIISKLEQIPARLSDLSSHPCFLKNTLCKEQLQSVSKTLNESIKMAEKCSKEKHEGKLQMQSDLDALSGKIDLNLRDCGLLIKTGVLSEVALSSCTLSASEGTSHGSYSVTELLARLQIGHLEAKHRALDSLVDLMKEDEKTVLPFLGRSSISALVQLLTATSPRIRETTVTLICTLTESGICDDLLVSEGVLPPLIRLLESGSSVGREKSSIALRRLSVSPEIGRAIAGHGGVQPLTEVCSSSDSVSRSSATCTLKNLSVIPDLRQTLAEEGVVTIMIGLLDSEVLSVSEYAAECLQNLTSSNEDLKRAVITEGGVRSLLAYLDSGLPQEAAIGAIRNLVGSVSAETLISLGLLPRLVHVLDSSSTGAQKAAAGTLIRVSDSLEVKKVVGESGCIPLLIKLLDAKPNEVREVAAQAIATLMTVPRNVREVKRDPRSVPGLVQLLDPSPQNTAKKYAVCCLGVLSTSKKCRRLMISYGAIGYLKKLTEMDIIGSKMLLGRLQRKKFGNFFGKD comes from the exons ATGTTCTTCAG GTTTGACTTTTTAAAAGATTGGTTCTTGGTTCATTTTATCCCCAGGATCTTGAATTTTTCATCAG ATTTAATTTCTGCAAAACCGATTGAAATCATGGTAGAAGATCACGATAAAGTTGATAAAGCTGTGATTGACTTTCGGTCAACCGAAGAGTGGCTATCATATGCCAAAGATCTTGTACCTGTAGCTCTCGAAAAGGCCAGAAAAGTTAACGGATTTCCAGGAAGGTGGAAAATGATCATATCAAAATTAGAACAAATCCCGGCTCGATTATCAGATTTATCGAGTCATCCATGTTTCTTGAAGAACACATTATGCAAAGAACAACTTCAATCGGTTTCAAAAACTTTAAACGAATCAATCAAAATGGCAGAAAAGTGTTCAAAAGAGAAACACGAAGGAAAACTCCAAATGCAAAGCGATCTCGATGCGTTATCTGGTAAAATCGACTTGAACCTACGAGACTGCGGGCTTTTGATAAAAACTGGGGTTTTGAGTGAGGTTGCATTGTCGAGTTGTACATTGTCTGCATCTGAAGGTACAAGTCATGGAAGCTATAGCGTTACAGAGTTATTAGCTCGGTTGCAAATTGGGCATCTGGAAGCTAAGCATAGAGCTCTCGATAGTCTTGTTGATTTGATGAAAGAAGACGAAAAAACAGTTTTGCCCTTCTTGGGACGAAGTAGTATTTCGGCTTTGGTACAACTCCTTACAGCTACGTCTCCAAGAATTCGGGAAACTACTGTTACTTTGATTTGTACGTTAACAGAATCGGGTATTTGTGATGATTTGCTCGTATCCGAAGGTGTTTTGCCGCCTTTAATAAGGCTACTTGAGTCAGGAAGCTCAGTCGGAAGGGAAAAATCCTCAATTGCCCTTCGAAGATTGTCGGTATCACCGGAGATCGGGCGGGCAATAGCGGGCCACGGCGGGGTGCAACCGTTAACGGAAGTATGTAGTTCGAGTGATTCCGTTTCCCGATCTTCGGCAACTTGTACTTTAAAGAACTTATCTGTGATTCCTGATCTCCGACAAACCCTAGCCGAAGAAGGTGTTGTGACCATCATGATCGGATTACTCGATTCCGAGGTATTATCGGTATCGGAATACGCGGCAGAATGTTTGCAGAATCTAACCTCGAGTAATGAAGATCTCAAAAGAGCGGTTATCACCGAAGGTGGAGTTCGCAGTCTTTTGGCGTACCTTGACTCCGGCCTACCGCAAGAAGCGGCAATCGGGGCAATCCGTAACCTCGTGGGGTCCGTTTCggctgaaaccctaatttcccttgGACTGCTTCCGAGACTTGTCCACGTACTTGATTCTAGCTCGACCGGAGCTCAGAAAGCGGCGGCcggaaccctaattagggtttccgaTTCGCTGGAAGTGAAAAAAGTCGTGGGCGAGAGCGGATGCATCCCTTTGCTAATCAAATTACTTGACGCGAAACCGAACGAGGTTCGTGAAGTGGCGGCGCAGGCGATCGCAACCCTAATGACAGTTCCTCGGAATGTTCGTGAGGTGAAACGGGACCCGCGGAGTGTACCGGGTTTGGTTCAATTGCTTGATCCGAGCCCACAAAACACGGCTAAAAAGTATGCGGTTTGTTGCCTTGGGGTGTTATCGACCAGCAAGAAGTGTCGAAGGCTTATGATATCGTATGGCGCAATCGGGTATTTGAAAAAACTTACGGAAATGGATATAATAGGATCAAAAATGCTGTTGGGAAGATTGCAAAGAAAGAAATTTGGAAACTTTTTTGggaaagattag
- the LOC111880846 gene encoding protein CELLULOSE SYNTHASE INTERACTIVE 1 isoform X2 has translation MVEDHDKVDKAVIDFRSTEEWLSYAKDLVPVALEKARKVNGFPGRWKMIISKLEQIPARLSDLSSHPCFLKNTLCKEQLQSVSKTLNESIKMAEKCSKEKHEGKLQMQSDLDALSGKIDLNLRDCGLLIKTGVLSEVALSSCTLSASEGTSHGSYSVTELLARLQIGHLEAKHRALDSLVDLMKEDEKTVLPFLGRSSISALVQLLTATSPRIRETTVTLICTLTESGICDDLLVSEGVLPPLIRLLESGSSVGREKSSIALRRLSVSPEIGRAIAGHGGVQPLTEVCSSSDSVSRSSATCTLKNLSVIPDLRQTLAEEGVVTIMIGLLDSEVLSVSEYAAECLQNLTSSNEDLKRAVITEGGVRSLLAYLDSGLPQEAAIGAIRNLVGSVSAETLISLGLLPRLVHVLDSSSTGAQKAAAGTLIRVSDSLEVKKVVGESGCIPLLIKLLDAKPNEVREVAAQAIATLMTVPRNVREVKRDPRSVPGLVQLLDPSPQNTAKKYAVCCLGVLSTSKKCRRLMISYGAIGYLKKLTEMDIIGSKMLLGRLQRKKFGNFFGKD, from the coding sequence ATGGTAGAAGATCACGATAAAGTTGATAAAGCTGTGATTGACTTTCGGTCAACCGAAGAGTGGCTATCATATGCCAAAGATCTTGTACCTGTAGCTCTCGAAAAGGCCAGAAAAGTTAACGGATTTCCAGGAAGGTGGAAAATGATCATATCAAAATTAGAACAAATCCCGGCTCGATTATCAGATTTATCGAGTCATCCATGTTTCTTGAAGAACACATTATGCAAAGAACAACTTCAATCGGTTTCAAAAACTTTAAACGAATCAATCAAAATGGCAGAAAAGTGTTCAAAAGAGAAACACGAAGGAAAACTCCAAATGCAAAGCGATCTCGATGCGTTATCTGGTAAAATCGACTTGAACCTACGAGACTGCGGGCTTTTGATAAAAACTGGGGTTTTGAGTGAGGTTGCATTGTCGAGTTGTACATTGTCTGCATCTGAAGGTACAAGTCATGGAAGCTATAGCGTTACAGAGTTATTAGCTCGGTTGCAAATTGGGCATCTGGAAGCTAAGCATAGAGCTCTCGATAGTCTTGTTGATTTGATGAAAGAAGACGAAAAAACAGTTTTGCCCTTCTTGGGACGAAGTAGTATTTCGGCTTTGGTACAACTCCTTACAGCTACGTCTCCAAGAATTCGGGAAACTACTGTTACTTTGATTTGTACGTTAACAGAATCGGGTATTTGTGATGATTTGCTCGTATCCGAAGGTGTTTTGCCGCCTTTAATAAGGCTACTTGAGTCAGGAAGCTCAGTCGGAAGGGAAAAATCCTCAATTGCCCTTCGAAGATTGTCGGTATCACCGGAGATCGGGCGGGCAATAGCGGGCCACGGCGGGGTGCAACCGTTAACGGAAGTATGTAGTTCGAGTGATTCCGTTTCCCGATCTTCGGCAACTTGTACTTTAAAGAACTTATCTGTGATTCCTGATCTCCGACAAACCCTAGCCGAAGAAGGTGTTGTGACCATCATGATCGGATTACTCGATTCCGAGGTATTATCGGTATCGGAATACGCGGCAGAATGTTTGCAGAATCTAACCTCGAGTAATGAAGATCTCAAAAGAGCGGTTATCACCGAAGGTGGAGTTCGCAGTCTTTTGGCGTACCTTGACTCCGGCCTACCGCAAGAAGCGGCAATCGGGGCAATCCGTAACCTCGTGGGGTCCGTTTCggctgaaaccctaatttcccttgGACTGCTTCCGAGACTTGTCCACGTACTTGATTCTAGCTCGACCGGAGCTCAGAAAGCGGCGGCcggaaccctaattagggtttccgaTTCGCTGGAAGTGAAAAAAGTCGTGGGCGAGAGCGGATGCATCCCTTTGCTAATCAAATTACTTGACGCGAAACCGAACGAGGTTCGTGAAGTGGCGGCGCAGGCGATCGCAACCCTAATGACAGTTCCTCGGAATGTTCGTGAGGTGAAACGGGACCCGCGGAGTGTACCGGGTTTGGTTCAATTGCTTGATCCGAGCCCACAAAACACGGCTAAAAAGTATGCGGTTTGTTGCCTTGGGGTGTTATCGACCAGCAAGAAGTGTCGAAGGCTTATGATATCGTATGGCGCAATCGGGTATTTGAAAAAACTTACGGAAATGGATATAATAGGATCAAAAATGCTGTTGGGAAGATTGCAAAGAAAGAAATTTGGAAACTTTTTTGggaaagattag